In Diorhabda sublineata isolate icDioSubl1.1 chromosome 4, icDioSubl1.1, whole genome shotgun sequence, a single window of DNA contains:
- the LOC130443361 gene encoding general transcription factor II-I repeat domain-containing protein 2-like, with product MMSGGKKRKVDTEGRQFQEKWTEEFFFILHNGKPICLLCNESISVMDSEFNIKRHYSTKHATLHSLTGQLRTDIIQKLRANIEKQQQMFHKQRTQLDNVVKASSIVSSKLAKALKPFAEGVFIKECILEVCGVLCPEKKNEFEKISLSRRTIVRRIEMMANDIKRTLTDRMAGFESFSIALDESTDLSNTAQLAIFIRGIDKEFTVTEELLALQPLKATTTGEDIFNEVQKVFTSFGLRKKMI from the coding sequence atgATGTCTGGTGGAAAGAAACGAAAAGTAGATACAGAGGGTCGCCagtttcaagaaaaatggaCTGAAGAATTCTTTTTTATCTTGCACAATGGTAAGCCTATTTGTTTGCTTTGTAATGAATCCATTTCAGTAATGGATTCAGAATTCAATATAAAGAGGCATTACTCAACTAAGCATGCTACACTACACTCACTGACAGGACAATTAAGAACAGACATAATCCAGAAGCTCAgagcaaatattgaaaaacagcaaCAAATGTTTCATAAACAAAGAACACAACTTGATAATGTTGTGAAAGCTAGTTCTATAGTTAGCTCAAAATTGGCAAAGGCATTAAAACCATTTGCCGAAGGAGTATTTATCAAGGAGTGTATATTAGAAGTTTGCGGTGTTTTGTGtcctgaaaagaaaaatgaatttgaaaaaattagtttgtcaAGACGAACTATTGTTCGACGTATAGAAATGATGGCTAATGATATAAAAAGAACATTGACTGACCGTATGGCTGGTTTTGAATCATTTTCCATAGCATTAGACGAGAGCACCGATTTGTCTAACACAGCTCAACTGGCTATATTTATTCGAGGTATTGATAAGGAGTTCACTGTTACTGAGGAATTGCTAGCTTTGCAGCCGCTAAAAGCAACCACTACAGGAgaggatatttttaatgaagttcAAAAGGTATTCACAAGTTTTGGCCTGCGTAAAAAGATGATTTGA
- the LOC130443362 gene encoding uncharacterized protein LOC130443362, translated as MNISISKTKCMTIAKDPLRCKLVAEDNPIEQFRYLGIDISSTHDPVKDLRSWIVWSNPYLRKDSKSRIYKTCIRPIIMTYGTEVREDTNKTKQMLRVAEMKTLRTIVGKTRRNRVRNTDVKEQCGTTT; from the coding sequence ATGAACATTTCTATCAGCAAAACCAAATGTATGACAATCGCGAAGGATCCGCTCAGATGTAAGCTGGTGGCGGAGGACAATCCCATAGAACAATTCAGATATCTGGGCATAGACATATCAAGTACCCACGACCCAGTTAAAGATCTAAGAAGCTGGATAGTCTGGTCCAACCCGTACTTGCGTAAAGATAGCAAAAGTAGAATCTACAAGACTTGTATCAGACCCATCATCATGACGTACGGCACGGAAGTCCGCGAGGACACCAACAAGACGAAACAAATGCTGAGGGTGGCCGAGATGAAAACACTGAGAACAATAGTGGggaaaacaagaagaaacagaGTAAGAAATACAGATGTCAAAGAGCAATGTGGTACAACCACGTAA